From one Streptomyces sp. N50 genomic stretch:
- a CDS encoding bifunctional nuclease family protein — protein MNELDVVGVRVEMPSNQPIVLLREVGGDRYLPIWIGPGEATAIAFAQQGMAPARPLTHDLFKDVLEAVGQELTEVRITDLREGVFYAELVFASGVEVSARPSDAIALALRTGTPIYGSDGVLDDAGIAIPDEQEDEVEKFREFLDQISPEDFGTNSQ, from the coding sequence GTGAACGAGCTCGATGTCGTAGGTGTCCGGGTCGAAATGCCCTCCAACCAACCGATCGTGCTCCTGCGTGAAGTGGGAGGCGACCGCTACCTCCCCATCTGGATCGGGCCCGGGGAGGCGACGGCGATCGCCTTCGCTCAGCAGGGCATGGCCCCCGCACGACCGCTGACCCACGACCTGTTCAAGGACGTGCTGGAGGCCGTCGGCCAGGAGCTGACCGAAGTGCGCATCACGGATCTGCGGGAGGGCGTCTTCTACGCGGAGCTGGTCTTCGCCAGCGGCGTCGAGGTGAGCGCCCGCCCGTCCGACGCCATAGCGCTGGCGCTGCGCACCGGGACGCCGATCTACGGCAGTGACGGTGTGCTCGACGACGCGGGCATCGCGATCCCGGACGAGCAGGAGGACGAGGTGGAGAAGTTCCGCGAGTTCCTCGACCAGATCTCGCCCGAGGACTTCGGCACCAACAGCCAGTGA